The following are encoded together in the Equus quagga isolate Etosha38 chromosome 1, UCLA_HA_Equagga_1.0, whole genome shotgun sequence genome:
- the LOC124242061 gene encoding killer cell lectin-like receptor 2: MSNQEVTYSSSRFLQAPSPSQNRLRPGSTQRPGKDDDKEFSVPWHLLVVTLGILCLLLLVTVRVLETMIFKRIQEKPQQEEIPQNFTQKYNIIQKDNYLKEQLLTNKTLEYDILKNENLQLKKDLESLSKAKMSCHRKQGIFSKSLQNTGKLNEDRWSCCGVNCYYFTTKKENWTGCQKTCQCYNLSLLKIGDKDELDFVQPQTYGDSYWIGLSYNAEERKWKWIDNGTSLGTPRFKKVLRWFILKIYPFWVCTLGSLSSM; the protein is encoded by the exons ATGAGCAATCAGGAAGTGACTTATTCCTCCTCGAGATTTCTTCAGGCTCCTTCACCATCACAAAATCGATTGAGGCCTGGCAGTACTCAAAGGCCTGGGAAAGATGATGACAAAG AGTTTTCAGTGCCCTGGCATCTCTTGGTAGTGACTCTTGGGATCCTCTGTTTACTTCTTTTGGTGACAGTCAGAGTGTTGGAAACAATGA tttttaagcgTATTCAAGAAAAACCTCAACAGGAGGAAATTCCACAAAACTTCACTCAAAAGTACAACATTATACAAAAGGACAATTACCTAAAGGAGCAACTTTTGACAAATAAGACTCTAGAATATGACattctcaaaaatgaaaatcttcagCTGAAGAAAGACCTGGAGTCACTCTCTAAAGCAAAGATGAGCTGCCATCGAAAACAGGGGATCTTTTCAAAGTCTCTGCAAAATACAG GCAAGCTAAATGAAGACCGCTGGTCCTGTTGTGGAGTAAACTGCTATTATTTTACcactaaaaaggaaaactggacaggATGTCAAAAGACTTGCCAATGTTACAATTTATCTCTTTTGAAGATAGGTGATAAAGATGAACTG GACTTTGTTCAACCCCAGACTTATGGAGATAGCTACTGGATTGGATTATCATACAatgcagaggaaagaaagtggaaatgGATCGACAATGGCACGTCTCTTGGAAC TCCAAGATTCAAGAAAGTTCTTCGGTGGTTTATACTGAAGATATATCCCTTTTGGGTTTGCACTCTAGGTAGCTTGTCTTCTATGTAG